The Formosa sp. Hel1_33_131 genome window below encodes:
- the queA gene encoding tRNA preQ1(34) S-adenosylmethionine ribosyltransferase-isomerase QueA, producing the protein MKLSHFNFELPDELLAEYPAENRDESRLMVLNRKEQTIEHKMFKDIIDYFDEDDVMILNDTKVFPARLFGNKEKTGARIEVFLLRELNAEQRLWDVLVDPARKIRIGNKLYFGEDESLVAEVIDNTTSRGRTLRFLYDGSYEEFRKKLTELGQTPLPKYINREVEPEDEERYQTIYAKNEGAVAAPTAGLHFSKHLLKRLEIKGINFAEVTLHVGLGTFNSVEVEDLSKHKMDSEEIIIPASTATTINKALVEKRRICAVGTTAMRTIESSVSSKGNLNEFAGWTNKFIFPPFEFSIANCMITNFHTPKSTLLMMTAAFGGHDFIKRAYEEAVKEKYKFYSYGDAMLII; encoded by the coding sequence ATGAAATTATCGCATTTTAACTTTGAATTACCAGACGAATTATTAGCAGAATATCCTGCCGAAAACAGAGATGAGTCGCGACTCATGGTCTTAAATCGGAAAGAGCAAACCATCGAACATAAAATGTTTAAAGATATTATTGATTATTTCGATGAGGATGATGTTATGATTCTTAATGACACCAAAGTATTCCCAGCACGTTTGTTTGGAAATAAAGAAAAAACAGGGGCTCGAATTGAGGTTTTTCTTCTTAGAGAACTGAATGCAGAACAACGTTTGTGGGATGTATTAGTTGATCCAGCTCGAAAAATCAGAATTGGGAATAAACTCTATTTTGGAGAAGATGAATCCCTAGTTGCTGAGGTCATTGATAACACAACTTCAAGAGGACGTACCCTTCGTTTTTTATATGACGGGTCTTATGAAGAATTCAGAAAAAAATTAACAGAGCTTGGTCAAACACCTTTGCCAAAATACATCAACAGAGAAGTTGAGCCAGAAGACGAAGAGCGTTACCAAACAATTTATGCTAAAAATGAAGGTGCAGTTGCGGCGCCAACCGCAGGACTCCATTTTTCTAAGCATCTATTGAAGCGTTTAGAAATCAAAGGAATTAACTTTGCAGAAGTCACTTTACATGTTGGATTGGGAACTTTTAATTCTGTTGAAGTAGAAGATCTATCCAAGCATAAAATGGACAGTGAAGAAATTATTATACCAGCTTCAACCGCAACGACCATCAATAAAGCATTGGTTGAAAAACGTCGCATTTGCGCTGTTGGAACCACTGCCATGCGTACGATTGAAAGTTCGGTATCTTCTAAAGGCAACTTAAATGAATTTGCAGGATGGACGAATAAATTCATCTTTCCTCCTTTTGAGTTTTCAATTGCGAACTGTATGATCACAAATTTTCATACACCAAAATCAACACTTTTAATGATGACGGCCGCTTTTGGAGGTCATGATTTTATAAAGAGAGCCTACGAAGAAGCAGTGAAAGAAAAATATAAATTCTATAGCTATGGTGATGCCATGCTGATCATTTAA
- the rsgA gene encoding ribosome small subunit-dependent GTPase A: protein MTGIVYKSTGSWYSIKSLEGDFYECRIKGKFRIQGIKSTNPLAVGDRVDFDLETSNNTQTGVITTIHPRTNYIVRKSVNLSKQTHIIASNIDQVFLLITIDSPPTFTSFIDRFLATTEAYAIKAVLLFNKADVNDEATQNIVHELSELYENIGYPCLSISALTGENIEAVKTLMTGKSSMFAGHSGVGKSTLVNAIEPGLNIKTKEISEQHKQGQHTTTFAEMFDLSFDARIIDTPGIKGFGVVDMEPAEVDHYFPELFALKQSCKFHNCLHLHEPQCAVKLALENGEVSASRYKSYTQILEGDDEHYRTDNYEPK from the coding sequence ATGACAGGAATTGTATATAAGTCTACAGGGAGTTGGTACTCTATTAAATCTCTGGAAGGGGATTTCTACGAGTGCCGTATCAAAGGGAAATTCCGAATTCAGGGAATTAAAAGCACCAATCCACTTGCGGTTGGCGATCGTGTGGATTTTGATTTAGAAACAAGTAACAATACCCAAACAGGGGTCATCACAACAATTCATCCGCGCACCAACTACATCGTTCGGAAATCGGTCAACCTTTCTAAGCAAACCCACATCATTGCGAGTAATATTGACCAAGTGTTTTTGTTAATTACCATCGATAGCCCTCCGACGTTCACAAGTTTTATTGATCGTTTTTTAGCGACTACCGAAGCCTATGCCATTAAAGCCGTTTTACTTTTTAATAAAGCAGATGTGAATGACGAAGCCACTCAAAACATTGTACACGAATTATCTGAACTCTACGAGAATATTGGCTATCCATGTTTAAGTATTTCTGCTTTAACAGGCGAGAATATCGAAGCGGTTAAAACCTTGATGACTGGAAAGTCAAGCATGTTTGCGGGACATTCAGGGGTTGGAAAATCGACCTTAGTAAATGCGATTGAGCCCGGTTTAAATATCAAAACCAAAGAAATTTCAGAGCAACACAAGCAAGGACAACACACCACAACCTTTGCTGAAATGTTTGATTTGAGTTTTGACGCTCGAATTATAGACACGCCCGGCATCAAAGGATTTGGCGTCGTGGATATGGAACCTGCTGAAGTGGATCATTATTTTCCTGAGTTATTTGCCTTAAAACAATCTTGTAAATTTCATAACTGTCTGCATTTACACGAACCTCAATGTGCGGTCAAATTAGCACTCGAAAACGGCGAAGTCTCAGCTTCCCGCTATAAAAGTTATACCCAAATTTTGGAAGGCGACGACGAACATTACCGAACGGATAATTACGAGCCAAAATGA
- a CDS encoding DUF3857 domain-containing protein, whose amino-acid sequence MSVKEKRIITILNKKGNENIDAFVYYDRNVKIKTLQVLAFDALGNQIKKIKKNDFKDVSAVDGGTLYSDSRVKYLEYTPIDYPYTIQFTCETTTGNTAFIPSFVPIDDYFVSTEVSTYALNYPTNITIRKKEKNIENRDIEIEAVAGRIFYKTKNMNALKPEEYSPSMVDFAPKILVAANEFTYEGVYAEAENWNDFGKWVYFDLIESTIDLPESTAVYIQDLVKDEKTDIGKAKKIYQYVQDKVRYISVQVGIGGWKPFNASEVDRLGYGDCKGLTNYTMSLLKAVGVNSNFTLLFAGNSQRDIEKDFTIMQANHAILSIPQKNKEDIWLECTNQKLPFGFIGDFTDNRDVLVITPQGGQIKHTKKYTTEENTQLIKANYKVFDDGTIDVNATLKSKGIQYDDKYWLETETERDLDKHYKNRWGYINDISINEISIVNDKESIVFNETVRFKAINYSKIIANRMLLTVNALNRNTHIPDRYRNRKLPLKIKRGFKDIDEVEITLPQNYKVESLPNKKIIENKFGSYKSEVIAKDENTLIYKREFVVSDGEFPKEDYSSFRDFYKEVSKQDTSKIALIKKE is encoded by the coding sequence ATGTCTGTTAAAGAAAAACGAATTATAACCATATTAAATAAAAAAGGAAACGAAAACATAGACGCCTTTGTGTATTATGATAGAAATGTTAAAATTAAAACCCTTCAAGTTTTAGCTTTTGATGCTTTAGGAAATCAAATAAAAAAAATAAAAAAGAATGATTTTAAAGATGTGAGTGCTGTAGATGGAGGCACTCTATATTCTGATTCAAGAGTAAAATATTTAGAATACACTCCAATTGACTATCCTTATACAATACAATTCACCTGCGAAACTACCACAGGCAATACTGCTTTTATTCCTTCATTTGTACCAATTGATGATTACTTTGTAAGTACAGAAGTAAGCACTTATGCGTTAAATTACCCCACAAATATTACCATTAGAAAGAAAGAGAAAAATATTGAAAATAGAGATATTGAAATAGAGGCGGTCGCGGGCAGAATATTTTATAAAACTAAAAACATGAATGCTCTTAAACCAGAAGAGTACAGTCCATCAATGGTAGATTTTGCTCCAAAAATTTTGGTAGCAGCAAATGAATTTACTTATGAGGGGGTTTATGCTGAAGCTGAAAACTGGAATGATTTTGGGAAATGGGTATATTTTGATTTAATAGAAAGTACTATTGATTTACCTGAAAGTACAGCTGTTTATATTCAAGATTTAGTAAAAGATGAGAAAACTGATATAGGTAAGGCGAAAAAAATATATCAATACGTTCAAGATAAGGTTAGGTATATAAGTGTCCAAGTTGGTATTGGTGGCTGGAAACCTTTTAATGCATCAGAAGTAGATCGGTTAGGTTATGGGGATTGTAAAGGATTAACTAATTATACTATGTCACTATTAAAAGCTGTTGGAGTTAATTCAAATTTCACTTTACTTTTTGCAGGGAACTCTCAGAGAGATATTGAAAAAGACTTTACAATAATGCAAGCGAATCATGCAATATTATCAATTCCCCAAAAAAACAAAGAAGATATCTGGTTAGAATGTACCAATCAAAAACTACCATTTGGTTTTATTGGCGACTTTACTGACAATAGAGATGTGTTAGTAATTACTCCACAAGGGGGTCAGATAAAACACACCAAAAAATATACGACAGAGGAAAACACTCAGCTTATAAAAGCGAATTACAAAGTATTTGATGATGGTACTATTGATGTAAATGCAACCCTTAAATCTAAAGGAATTCAGTACGATGATAAATATTGGTTAGAAACTGAAACCGAGAGAGATTTAGATAAGCATTACAAGAATCGCTGGGGGTATATTAATGATATTTCTATCAATGAAATATCTATTGTTAATGACAAAGAGAGTATTGTGTTTAACGAAACGGTAAGATTTAAAGCTATAAACTATTCTAAAATAATTGCGAATAGAATGCTTTTAACAGTTAATGCCTTAAACAGAAACACACATATACCTGACCGCTACAGAAACAGGAAACTGCCGCTAAAAATTAAAAGAGGCTTTAAAGATATTGATGAGGTAGAAATTACATTGCCACAAAACTACAAAGTAGAATCGTTGCCAAATAAAAAAATAATTGAAAACAAATTTGGCAGTTATAAATCAGAAGTAATCGCTAAAGACGAAAATACGTTAATTTATAAAAGAGAATTTGTTGTGAGCGATGGCGAATTCCCTAAAGAAGACTATAGTAGTTTTAGAGATTTTTATAAAGAAGTTTCAAAACAAGATACCTCAAAAATAGCATTAATTAAAAAAGAATAA
- a CDS encoding nucleotide pyrophosphohydrolase has product MDLQHAQKTVDTWIKAHGVRYFNELTNMAQLTEEVGEVARIISRRYGEQSEKESDKNKDLGEELADVLFVVLCLANQTGVNLQEAFDKKLEIKTKRDHNRHHSNEKLK; this is encoded by the coding sequence ATGGACCTTCAACACGCACAAAAAACAGTCGATACTTGGATCAAAGCACACGGTGTTCGCTATTTTAACGAACTCACTAATATGGCACAACTCACTGAAGAAGTGGGCGAAGTGGCGCGCATCATCTCAAGACGTTACGGCGAGCAAAGCGAAAAAGAAAGTGATAAAAATAAAGATTTGGGTGAAGAATTAGCAGATGTTTTATTCGTTGTTCTTTGTTTAGCCAATCAAACTGGTGTAAATTTGCAAGAAGCTTTTGATAAAAAGCTAGAGATAAAAACCAAACGGGATCATAACCGTCATCATAGCAACGAAAAACTAAAATAG
- the dtd gene encoding D-aminoacyl-tRNA deacylase, whose translation MRAVIQRVTEASVTIDGTKVANIASGLLVLLGIMDADTTEDIQWLSNKLTNLRIFNDAEGVMNTSLKDSNGSAIVVSQFTLYAQTKKGNRPSYIKAAKPEIAKPLYEQFVRQFETDLGQTVQTGAFGADMKVALLNDGPVTIIMDSKARDL comes from the coding sequence ATGAGAGCAGTCATTCAAAGAGTGACGGAAGCCAGTGTGACCATTGACGGAACCAAAGTGGCGAATATCGCTTCTGGATTATTAGTGCTTTTAGGAATTATGGATGCCGATACTACAGAAGACATTCAATGGTTGAGCAACAAATTGACAAATCTCCGTATTTTTAATGATGCCGAAGGCGTGATGAATACTTCTCTAAAAGACAGCAACGGATCGGCGATTGTGGTGAGTCAGTTTACACTGTACGCACAAACCAAAAAAGGCAACCGCCCCAGTTATATCAAAGCTGCCAAACCCGAAATTGCAAAACCCCTTTACGAGCAATTTGTTCGTCAATTTGAAACAGATTTAGGACAGACCGTCCAAACAGGCGCGTTTGGTGCAGACATGAAAGTCGCTCTTCTGAATGATGGTCCTGTCACAATTATTATGGATTCAAAAGCGCGGGATCTATAA
- a CDS encoding DUF3857 domain-containing protein produces MKTPAILLVVLFVCQITTSQNYKFGKISKEELQEKFNPLDSSASATYLYKYRKTFFEYNQSTGFELVTEVHERVKIYNQEGFNYATKAISLYKSSSSQEKVTGLKAYTYNLTDGKMEGVKLKKSGIFKTEKSKFRKETKFTMPNIKEGSIVEYEYKIRSPFYQNIDEFQFQHAIPIKKLEAEFQAPEYYNFKMNLKGFLPITPKTEKRSDKISFRNKHRSEAKGSVTPHTSTTYSYSDLEFTKTVSTYNLENIPALKEEPHVNNIDNYRSSVKYELSYVKLPNSPIKHYSTTWEDVVQTIYKSSNFGAELNKSGYYKNDIDALISTVSDPSKKIALIFDFVKSKVKWNEYYGKYTSDGVKKAYKEQVGNVAEINLMLTSMLRYAGLDANPVLVSTRDNGIPLFPTREGYNYVISCVELPTGKVLLDATNKYGSPNILPYTALNWEGRIIKKNGTSSLINLYPKENSKRTTLMLVNLSEDGSIKGSIRSVKTNHSALSYRNRYNNTDENDFLEKLENKYDGLEGSDFKVNNLVDLTKPIIEIYKFAIDNQADIIGDKIYFSPLFFLKSKENPFKLEKREFPVDFGYPSTSLYRLTISLPEGYKVESLPKAEAFALPENFGLFKYNLSHNESAIQLVIESKINTPIISSMHYDTLKAYFNKLIEKENEQIVLTKK; encoded by the coding sequence ATGAAAACCCCAGCCATCCTATTAGTTGTGTTATTTGTATGTCAAATAACAACTTCACAAAATTATAAATTTGGAAAAATTTCAAAAGAAGAACTCCAAGAAAAATTTAATCCATTAGATTCGTCGGCAAGCGCCACTTATTTATATAAATATCGAAAAACATTTTTCGAGTATAATCAAAGTACCGGTTTTGAGCTAGTAACAGAAGTGCACGAACGTGTCAAAATCTACAACCAAGAAGGATTTAATTATGCTACAAAAGCCATAAGTCTTTACAAAAGCAGTTCAAGTCAAGAGAAAGTAACGGGTTTAAAAGCCTACACCTACAATTTAACTGACGGTAAAATGGAAGGTGTTAAACTCAAAAAAAGCGGTATTTTTAAAACAGAAAAATCAAAATTCCGTAAAGAAACAAAATTCACAATGCCCAATATTAAAGAAGGTTCGATTGTGGAGTATGAATACAAAATACGATCTCCTTTTTATCAAAATATAGATGAATTTCAATTTCAGCACGCCATCCCAATAAAAAAATTAGAAGCTGAGTTTCAAGCTCCAGAGTATTATAATTTTAAAATGAACTTGAAAGGCTTTTTGCCAATCACTCCTAAAACAGAAAAACGAAGTGATAAAATTTCATTTAGAAATAAACACAGATCTGAAGCTAAGGGATCTGTAACTCCACATACATCAACAACTTATAGCTATTCTGATTTAGAGTTTACAAAAACAGTATCCACATATAATCTAGAAAACATTCCTGCTTTAAAAGAAGAGCCTCACGTAAACAATATTGATAATTACAGATCTTCAGTTAAATATGAACTATCCTATGTGAAATTACCCAACTCCCCAATAAAACATTACTCTACAACATGGGAAGATGTGGTTCAAACCATATATAAAAGTTCTAATTTTGGCGCAGAATTAAATAAATCTGGGTATTATAAAAATGATATAGATGCGCTTATAAGCACGGTTTCAGATCCTAGTAAAAAAATAGCATTAATTTTCGATTTTGTCAAATCCAAAGTAAAATGGAATGAATATTATGGTAAATACACCAGCGATGGTGTTAAAAAAGCATACAAAGAACAGGTAGGTAATGTGGCCGAAATTAATTTAATGTTAACCTCAATGCTACGTTATGCAGGATTAGACGCAAACCCCGTTTTGGTAAGCACTAGAGATAATGGAATTCCACTATTTCCAACGAGAGAAGGCTATAATTATGTTATTTCGTGCGTGGAGTTGCCAACGGGTAAGGTTTTATTAGATGCGACTAATAAATATGGTTCTCCAAACATTTTACCTTATACAGCTTTAAATTGGGAAGGAAGAATTATTAAAAAAAATGGAACATCGAGTTTAATTAATTTATATCCTAAAGAAAACTCAAAAAGAACCACTTTAATGCTTGTCAATTTATCTGAAGATGGAAGTATAAAGGGAAGCATCCGAAGCGTGAAAACAAATCACTCAGCCCTATCTTACAGAAACAGATATAATAATACAGATGAAAACGATTTTCTAGAGAAGTTAGAAAACAAGTATGATGGTTTAGAAGGTTCAGATTTTAAAGTAAATAACTTAGTTGATTTGACAAAACCTATTATAGAAATTTATAAATTTGCTATAGATAATCAAGCGGATATTATAGGCGATAAAATATATTTTTCTCCTTTATTCTTTTTAAAATCGAAAGAAAATCCATTTAAATTAGAAAAAAGAGAATTCCCAGTAGATTTCGGGTATCCATCTACTAGCTTATATAGATTGACTATCAGTTTGCCAGAAGGTTATAAAGTAGAGTCATTACCAAAAGCAGAAGCTTTTGCTTTGCCTGAAAACTTTGGGTTATTTAAATATAATTTATCTCACAACGAATCAGCAATACAATTAGTAATAGAGTCTAAAATAAACACCCCAATTATATCTTCTATGCATTATGACACATTAAAAGCGTATTTTAACAAGCTAATAGAAAAAGAAAACGAACAAATAGTTTTAACGAAAAAATAA
- the rlmN gene encoding 23S rRNA (adenine(2503)-C(2))-methyltransferase RlmN: MNSTKKDIRALSKEELRTFFATHGDQAFRGTQVYEWLWQKGAHHFEDMTNLSKATRQMLDENFSINHIEVDSMQRSSDGTIKNGIRLHDGMIVESVLIPTAKRSTACVSSQVGCSLDCKFCATSRLKRMRNLNPDEIYDQVVAIDKQSKLYHNRPLSNIVFMGMGEPLMNYNNVLKAIDKITSKEGLGMSPKRIVVSTSGVPKMIRKMADDQVKFNLAVSLHSAIDSVRTSIMPFNETFPLKDLREALQHWYAATNRIITYEYVVWEGINDTKTDIEALIKFCQFAPSKVNLIEYNPIDDGEFQQANDTAIDLYVSMLEAKNITVTVRRSRGKDIDAACGQLANKA; encoded by the coding sequence ATGAATTCCACCAAAAAAGACATACGCGCATTATCAAAAGAGGAGTTAAGAACCTTTTTTGCTACGCATGGAGATCAAGCTTTTAGAGGTACTCAGGTTTATGAGTGGCTTTGGCAAAAGGGCGCGCATCACTTTGAAGATATGACCAATTTGTCTAAAGCCACCCGTCAGATGTTGGATGAAAATTTCAGCATCAACCATATCGAGGTGGATTCTATGCAGCGAAGCTCAGATGGAACCATCAAAAATGGCATTCGTCTCCACGATGGAATGATTGTAGAATCCGTACTGATTCCAACTGCCAAACGTTCTACCGCTTGTGTATCTTCTCAAGTTGGTTGTAGTCTTGACTGTAAATTTTGCGCAACTTCGCGTCTTAAACGCATGCGAAATCTCAACCCCGATGAGATTTACGACCAAGTGGTAGCCATTGATAAACAAAGTAAATTATACCACAACCGTCCACTTTCTAATATTGTTTTTATGGGGATGGGGGAACCGTTAATGAATTACAATAACGTGCTTAAAGCGATTGATAAAATCACTTCCAAAGAAGGATTGGGCATGTCACCAAAACGTATTGTTGTGTCCACTTCTGGAGTTCCAAAAATGATTAGAAAAATGGCAGACGATCAGGTGAAGTTTAACTTAGCCGTTTCACTCCATTCAGCCATTGACAGCGTTCGTACTTCTATTATGCCATTCAACGAAACCTTTCCTTTGAAAGATTTACGTGAAGCGCTTCAACATTGGTATGCGGCGACCAACCGAATCATCACCTATGAGTATGTAGTTTGGGAAGGGATTAACGATACCAAAACAGATATTGAGGCATTGATAAAGTTTTGTCAATTTGCCCCGAGTAAAGTCAATCTTATTGAATATAACCCCATTGATGATGGCGAATTTCAACAAGCCAACGATACGGCGATCGATTTGTATGTGTCCATGCTAGAAGCCAAAAACATCACCGTGACCGTTAGACGTTCACGCGGAAAAGATATTGACGCTGCCTGCGGACAACTCGCTAATAAGGCTTAA
- a CDS encoding aldo/keto reductase: MNYTKLPSTDIKVSKICLGSMTWGNQNTEAEGHAQMDYALDHGVNFIDTAELYPVPATAETQGRTSEYIGTWLKKNKTRDKVIIASKIAGTGDYTAHIRTKGFSADTIKEALELELARLQTDYIDLYQLHWPERHTNTFGVRDFKPSPNDPWVDNFNEVLHALKSFVDAGKIRAIGLSNEKAWGAMRCAEEVRKDNLISISTTQNAYSMLNRVFEGDLAEVSLRENMGLLAYSPLAFGVLSGKYIEGTAADNARLKLFPRFARYSSEQSTEAAKQYLQLAKELGISLTTLSLAFVNQRPFVTSNIIGATNLEQLKENIASIDTELSQETLDRIDAIHATIPNPAP; the protein is encoded by the coding sequence ATGAACTACACCAAACTTCCAAGTACCGATATTAAAGTAAGTAAAATATGCCTCGGTTCTATGACCTGGGGAAATCAAAATACAGAAGCTGAAGGCCATGCACAAATGGATTATGCGTTAGATCACGGGGTCAATTTTATTGACACTGCAGAGCTATATCCTGTGCCTGCTACCGCTGAAACTCAAGGACGAACCAGTGAATATATTGGAACTTGGCTCAAGAAAAATAAAACTAGAGATAAGGTTATAATAGCCAGTAAAATTGCGGGAACAGGCGATTATACAGCACATATCAGAACCAAAGGATTTAGTGCAGACACAATTAAGGAAGCTTTGGAATTAGAACTGGCACGCTTACAAACAGATTATATTGACTTGTATCAACTCCACTGGCCAGAACGTCACACCAATACATTTGGCGTGCGCGATTTTAAACCCAGTCCAAACGATCCGTGGGTTGATAATTTTAATGAAGTCCTACACGCTTTAAAATCCTTTGTGGATGCCGGTAAAATTAGAGCAATTGGTTTATCGAATGAAAAAGCCTGGGGCGCCATGCGCTGTGCAGAAGAAGTTCGAAAAGATAATTTAATCTCGATTAGCACCACTCAAAATGCCTATTCAATGTTGAATAGAGTGTTTGAAGGGGATTTGGCAGAAGTATCTTTAAGAGAAAATATGGGGCTTCTAGCCTACTCTCCTTTAGCATTTGGAGTGCTTTCTGGAAAATACATTGAGGGCACTGCTGCAGACAATGCACGTCTGAAGTTGTTCCCCCGTTTTGCGCGTTATAGCAGTGAACAATCCACCGAAGCAGCCAAACAGTATTTACAACTCGCAAAAGAGTTGGGCATCAGTCTTACAACGCTTTCTTTGGCATTTGTGAACCAAAGACCTTTTGTGACAAGTAATATTATTGGGGCTACAAATTTAGAGCAGCTAAAAGAAAACATAGCGAGTATTGATACGGAATTGTCGCAGGAAACTTTAGATCGTATCGATGCGATTCATGCAACGATTCCGAATCCAGCACCATAA
- a CDS encoding DUF6088 family protein yields the protein MTKSVQTRIENEIKSMKKGRILFPSNFDDIGNVEVVKKSLLRLENKKFLVRLAHGIYLYPKQDKLLGVLCPTIEEIAVAIAERDKARIIPTGTTALNKLGLSTQIPMNIVFLTDGAPRSILVGKRTIKLKRTSPKNLAVKGEITSLIIQALKEIGKDNVTAAQLEKIKIHLEKEKQEIIKHDAKLAPVWISKIMKN from the coding sequence ATGACTAAATCAGTTCAAACTAGAATTGAAAACGAAATAAAATCAATGAAAAAAGGGCGTATTCTATTCCCATCTAACTTTGATGATATAGGAAATGTTGAAGTTGTGAAAAAATCATTATTAAGACTTGAAAACAAAAAATTCTTAGTAAGACTAGCTCATGGAATATATTTATATCCAAAACAAGACAAACTTTTAGGAGTTTTATGTCCTACAATAGAAGAAATTGCAGTTGCAATTGCAGAACGAGATAAAGCACGAATTATCCCAACAGGAACAACAGCTCTTAATAAATTAGGATTATCAACTCAAATTCCAATGAATATTGTTTTCTTAACTGACGGAGCTCCAAGAAGTATATTGGTTGGTAAAAGAACAATAAAGCTCAAGCGAACATCTCCAAAAAACTTAGCTGTAAAAGGAGAAATTACAAGTTTAATTATTCAAGCTCTTAAGGAAATTGGAAAAGACAATGTAACAGCAGCCCAATTAGAAAAAATTAAAATACATCTTGAAAAAGAAAAACAAGAAATTATAAAACATGATGCTAAACTAGCTCCTGTTTGGATATCAAAAATCATGAAGAATTAA
- a CDS encoding 3-phosphoshikimate 1-carboxyvinyltransferase, which yields MHLFLQNSSINPSTDITITGSKSESNRLLLLKALFKNLEIQNVSNSDDSQYMLKALDSDNPIVDIHHAGTAMRFLTAYFATLDGKTTLLTGSQRMQERPIKILVDTLRALGADIEYDKEEGFPPLRITGKTLLKDEVRMKANVSSQYISALLLMATKLKNGLTLHLEGKITSVPYIKMTLSLLDQLGVETSFEGQVIRVKPYLDTVSKTFTVESDWSSASYFYSIVALSPVGTQINLSTYKKDSLQGDAVLQEIYTHLGVQTTFEGSKINLKKINTNVPDSLDLDLANAPDIAQTIVVTCLGLQVKCNLTGLHTLKIKETDRLEALKNEIYKFGTSIDITDDSLHLSDSKLLTSGPVVETYNDHRMAMAFAPLALRTEFSIKEAEVVSKSFPDFWNNLAELGFNTSVSEK from the coding sequence TTGCATCTTTTCCTTCAAAATTCAAGCATCAACCCAAGTACCGATATTACGATTACAGGGTCCAAAAGTGAGTCGAACCGACTGTTATTATTAAAAGCACTTTTTAAAAATTTAGAAATTCAGAATGTCTCCAATTCTGATGACAGTCAGTACATGCTCAAAGCATTGGATTCTGATAATCCCATTGTTGACATTCATCATGCGGGTACAGCCATGCGTTTTTTGACCGCCTATTTTGCGACTTTAGACGGTAAAACGACTTTGCTAACGGGTTCTCAAAGAATGCAAGAACGTCCGATCAAAATTCTAGTCGATACTTTAAGAGCATTGGGTGCAGACATTGAGTATGACAAAGAAGAAGGATTTCCACCCTTGCGAATCACAGGAAAAACCTTGCTCAAGGACGAAGTCCGAATGAAAGCGAATGTCAGCAGTCAGTACATCTCCGCATTATTGCTGATGGCTACCAAGCTTAAAAATGGATTGACATTACACCTTGAGGGGAAAATCACTTCGGTTCCTTACATTAAAATGACCCTTTCATTATTGGATCAACTCGGAGTTGAAACCAGTTTTGAAGGTCAAGTGATCCGAGTAAAACCCTATTTAGACACCGTTTCAAAAACATTTACTGTAGAGTCCGACTGGTCGTCGGCCTCCTATTTTTATAGCATTGTTGCCTTGAGTCCAGTAGGGACTCAAATAAATTTAAGTACTTACAAAAAAGACAGTTTACAAGGCGATGCGGTATTGCAGGAAATTTACACGCATTTGGGCGTTCAAACAACTTTTGAAGGCTCTAAAATCAACTTAAAAAAAATCAACACCAATGTGCCAGACAGCTTGGATTTAGATTTAGCCAATGCGCCTGACATCGCACAAACGATTGTCGTAACATGTTTAGGGCTTCAGGTGAAGTGCAATCTCACAGGCTTGCATACCCTCAAAATTAAAGAAACCGACCGTTTGGAAGCGTTGAAAAATGAGATCTATAAATTCGGAACTTCAATTGATATTACGGATGACAGTTTACATCTTTCGGATTCCAAGCTCTTAACATCGGGGCCCGTTGTAGAAACCTATAACGATCACCGCATGGCAATGGCCTTTGCACCCTTAGCACTTAGAACAGAATTCTCTATAAAAGAAGCAGAAGTGGTTTCAAAATCCTTCCCTGATTTTTGGAACAATTTAGCAGAATTAGGTTTCAATACCTCCGTATCCGAAAAATAA